The Paramormyrops kingsleyae isolate MSU_618 chromosome 12, PKINGS_0.4, whole genome shotgun sequence region TGTAGGTTATttcataaattaaatttaagttaCAACCCTTGACACCTCTGTCTCTTTTAAACCTAGGAATATGTATACATGATTTAACCTTTatctgaaaaaaatcttttactCTATAAACTTATATTGTGTCATATTGTAACATTATGAATTCTATATTTTTGgatatacattttttgtttaagcTTACATATACAGGGCACCATTGTTAAAATACCCATTACTTGTCATTACTAGCAATATAACCATTTTTATAATGTCTAGCAATATATTATGTGAATATTTCACTTTAATTTTATGTCTTCTTTTGATGCAATTTGATCAATGTTGATTGCACAGTCTTGTTCCTGGAACACAGAAGTCAATAGTGAGTCAGATGACACTGAATGTTTTTTATCTGACAAATGTCAAATATTGTATGTTACTTGAGAACCAGATTTGCATGTCTGATTATTTATTATGGCTATGTATCCTATAGAATAATTCCTATGTTACTATTACAGATAAAACATCTAAAACAGGAGCATTTGCTAGCAATAAAAATTCATTAGTGGAAAATGACAAAGAAAGTACTCTGTTACCAGGCATAAAAATAGTTAGAGGAAGAAAATGAATGAGAGATGGATAACACAAGAGGATGTAAACCACGAAAGATGAATGAGAAAAGGGATTACGCGCTTTAATTTAATTAGGGGATGTCATTCCATTAACAAATGTGACGGGGAAGGAGGCATGAGACAGATTTGTGACATGATGaaattagattaaattaaattaaagacTCCTTTCTCTTGGGCAGTACTAAGGGGAAGAGCAAACTACAGAGCGAAATGAAACATaagaagttaaaaaaaataggaAACAAATATGAGCATAATCAACAAATCTATTTCCTGATGGGGATAACTTATAAATGCATTGAATATCGTTTGTTTCCAGAAAAACTATAACGGGCCAAGTGTGTTTACTTTATAACATTCATACATAGagagaaatgcattgaaatattttttgACTGATTAAAGGTTATTTGATAAATAAATACCAGACACATTAGGACATTTTCAGTTATATTAATAGAGTCAGAGAACATAAGAAAGTGGTCAGATATGAAGAAAACAGTCCAGAGACCATCGCAGAGAAACCAGCAAATCTTGCTTACCTTCTGCATCCAGTACGtccctctctctgtcagaaCAGATGTGTCCTTTCGAGATCTGGTCTTTTTGAAAGCCCTCCCACAGTCCAGCGCATGTAAGTCTTCACAATAGTCTCTTTACAAATGGCATTCCCACCCTGCCCTGCTCAGAAACAGCACAGTCAGTTAGCAGGGTGGGTGTCTTCTGTGTTGGGTGGAGGAGGGGCAGTTGTGGAGCAACTAAAATAAGGTACCACCTTTCATGCTATAAGAAGAAGCATGGAGATTTgcatcttctctctctctctcactctctctctctctctctctctctctcagacacacacacaaacatacacacatacttaCTCCATCCAGATATAAAACACATAGATGAAGATTAATTCACATTTCTTTATTGTTAAATAACCAATTaccaaaattaattaaaatttatgaTCTTATATCctataaaatgtataatattatCGGATATATTAATTTAGGGATTTTGAACCATTTCCAACAGAGCTGAAGAGAGTTAAATGGCAGGCAAATATTACATGCAAAGCTTTGAGGGGAGGTGCAGATGCATGTTTTGTTGCAGGAGCTTTAAATCCTCAGATTTTAGGCGTAGAGTTAAACATTTAAGTatatatctctctctctcaatgcATTGTTCACCCTGTTAGCCAATCACAGTTTTCTGCTTTGACCATTTTTATTACCACAAAGAGCATTTATATTGGCTTGCTGTTAATTATTTACATCACGTATTTGAAGTGTTTAGTACTGCAAAGACCAGTAAAAGTAAGAAATGTTGCTCATATAAGCGAGGTTGACTGCATATGACtgcatttttgttaaatgtttcaATATGAAAATGCACCTTAAAAACAATGTGATAAATGGTCAcaacaaagcaaacaaacagaGCAGGATGTTATACCATGACTGGAAAATCTAATTAGTTTCATATTAAACATTAGGTGTGAAGTTAGAGTGGATGTATTTAGCAAAgtggtttatttagcaaaccacttgcaaaATTATGCCAGATGTTCTCATAAGCATTTGTCACAGGTGATATTCTCTGTTGATTTCTATTCCTCTGCCTAAGGTGAAGGAAGAGAGCAGTTTGCAGAGATTGTTTTGTTGAAATGGGGTGAATAGGAATAATTGTATTAACACCTGTTGAAAAATTTTGCTGCATATTGAGAGTGAAATGGCGACAGAAAACAGCTTTTCCAGATGTGTGCTGTTGCAtgcaggtttgtttttttaggaATCTCATGATAGGAAAAGCATACTTAAAACACTGCACGAATTCTAAAACCTGCTCATTAAACAACCAGAGTAACAAAATAACTACACATTGTAAGGTTCAAATAAAAGAGAAATTAAACATCAAACACTGAATTAACTTTAAAAGCATCAAAGTAATCGtttaatgccatttttaaacACTTTTTCTTTAAACGCTTCTAAAAAAGCTTTTCTTTCAAAGTAGAAAGAGTTAGGTTGTCTAGACAACAGATCTGACTTGGATGCATGTAGTGGCAAggaggggtcaaaggtcatgtgGTTTAGGGGCTCGGCAAGCTGTATTTTTAGAAGTTCCAAAACTCAGAGAAACTGGAAGCATGAAAGGGTTATGTGTTAGAGAATGACTGAATCCCTCAGCTGTCAAAACTGAAGAACTGAATTGAAGAACAGAACTTACCATCTCCTTGGTAACCAAGGTTTCTTCAGTGCTTTGTAACATAGAGTTCCATTGTTAACACTATTCATTGCATATCAGAGAGTACCGCAAAATTCTTTCATCAGTTTTACCTTAGTATGTTTCCGGTTTTAAAACTTAAAGATTTGTCTGCAGCAAATCAAAAGTGCAGTAGAATAAGCTGTATAATTTTATAGTAAAAAAGTACATCACCTACTATCAAACTAGATATGCTAATACTGTAATGCTATTTTTTTACTTATTCAAAATAATGTAAGGAAATTTACTTCACACATTGATGCAGGAGGCTAcaccaaaaaaaagagaaaagaattCTTGTTATACAGTTAGATATCTTAGTAGAATATTAATTTACATCACTGTTCAGAAAACAAATAAACTATTTGGCATACACCCTTCCTTCGGGTTGTGAATGTTCCATGTCTGACTTTTCACTTATTAGACCCTAAAGAACTTCATGATTCCCAAACGTATTAACAAATTCCTTGGAGAGATGCAATCAGCAGCCTTATGCGTTGCCTTTAGTTTAGCTGCTTATTTACAACTGGAGCACCATGTGAACTTAGACTCTACTCTGGAATAACAGTCTCATAAAAACCATtagtaaagcaaaaaaaagccCATGGGTCCCCATAAATCTGGGCTCCCCAGAACTGCTGTAAGAGCAAAGACGCTACCTTAAACAAATGCCTTTACACCTTGTGTCAGGTCCCCAATGTCCCATTGTTGAACTACATTTCAATGGGGTTTTAAACAATCAACAATCACATCACTCAGAAATACCCACAAAATGACCCCGTCTGGAGATGCCGGGGATTGAACCCGGGGCCTCATACATGCAAAGCATgcgctctaccactgagctacatCCAAGAAGCTCTAGTCACATTCTATTTAGATTAGAAAACATTACGCGTATTGCAATTGCTCTTATTTTCCTGTATATACGGTACATAAGTCCGGAAATAAATGTGCTAACAGTCGCCTTCAGAGCCTAGCTTGCAAGTTAGCTtcgtagctagctagctagtttATTGCTAATAACACATAAACGGATTACTCTAAGTTCACGAGCTGGACAAATAATACcactgtttttaaattattactAAGAGACAGCTACTGTGATACTAGGTAATAACGTCAGCAAAATGACGAACTGTGTTACTTTTCAAGACGAATTAGCTTCTATTATGGATGTGCTAGTTAAAGCAGCGGTTACAGATATTAGTAAACTTTTTGACAATCGCTCTGCTTTTCTGCGCTTGGAAATATCCTATCACCAAAAAGAAAACACGTCTCTGAAAAGGAAATTGCAATGGATGGAAAATGAATTGAAAGCGGCCCGACGTGGAAGGGGACCGAAAGCAGCACGACAGACCATTGTTAAAAACCACCAGTCTGATAGCATCAAGGTTCGTTTTAAAAGTGTTGTTATATATTAAATTCCTACACAAACTCTCTACATTTAAACTAGCTTATAGTCAGTCATTGCGTTATTGGGATGCCATAGTCGATTATCTGGTAGACTTAgtaatgtcaaaataatatcCCTTAAAAGTCGACAGGAATACATCTATGTTTGGCCACTGAAATTTCCACAACTTTTTCACACGACAGCGCTTTCGTTGGGGTGTCAGGTTGCGACTGAGAAATTGTTCTGAATGTAACAAAGTGTTACATTATTCCAGGATGTCGATTTATCTAGGATTAGCCAGTATACTCTGAATGCAGTGTCCTAGGACAAGCAGGAATTAAAGCGCAATTTTCATAACCATATTCATTTCACTTCTACCTCAAATGGCAGAAGTTGTACTCTTTAACAAGCAATCTAACCAGCCATAACGATCAATCCAACCATCTTGACCATCTTGTTTATATTCAAACAAGTGTCTTGTTTAACATTTTGATAgaacattttataaatatatattttaagaaTCCAGCACTGGAATTGGCTACAATAAGTTGCCAATAATATTAAAATTTCCTATTACAGGATGCAGACGTGGATGGAAGCTGGTCTGAAACTATTTTAATTAAGCATGAAGAACTTAGGGAGGACCTGGAGAACACTGATTCACAGAGAAGACAGAAAAGTAGCCAGAAAGGTAATGTGTCTGTTCCGTAATAAATTACAGTGTTTATACCTTTgcaaacattttattcaatACAAAAAATGAACAGCAATGTAAATTTCTTTTGTTGGAAGGAGACTTGAAATCACCCCTTATCTGCTTGACCGCTTGACCTTTGTAATAGTAGGGGATGTAGTTCAGTGGTAGAGCGCATGCTTTGCATGTATGAGGCCCCGGGTTCAATCCCCGGCATCTCCAGGTTGGCTTCTTTTGTGGGAATCTGTGGAGCAGTATATTGCACAAAACCTTAATGACCCAGTTCCAAGCCATGGTCAAGGAGACCATAAGAATAGTACACAgcccagccaaaaaaaaaaaagtcgccatttgaatttttcattggaccaTCTTTAGTTTTGATTATATATCATCTTATCTTACTTCAACCTGGTTTGGTCTTTCTTTTCTGGATACCTCAGAAAGAAGCTTGTTGTATTTCagataaatttaaaatgaatttttgtTCTATGCATAAGATTGTTTGTAAACAGGTTATATTTCAGACAACTGGAAACCTGTCGAGGTCAGGTTGCCCCACCAAATTCAGCACAAAAGATGCTTCAGGAAGTTGTCAAGAACCCAAGATATTCATATCCTGCTCTTTATAAGTAATTAAAACGGTTAAAATGCGGGGGAATAAAAACCAATGTTTTAACATTTGAGTCAATTCTcataatgaaaacattcagatTGATAGAACAGATATTTCAGTTTTATCAGTATTGAATCTTCCAGAACCATGATAGGAGACCGTGAACATTTGTATCATGGTTTCGGCCTCGGTCTCAGAACTGATACACCACTACTTGTCATAGTaatctgatgttttttttttctgttttcctaAAGGCTCATTGGAATCACAGGATTTCAACAATGATAAACGAGttctccacacagaaaggctgCACAGCCGGGAGGACTGTGACGCACCTTTTACACCTGCATCAGGCATCAAGCAATTCACAGACCAGCACTCAATCCAATTAGTAGGGAAAAGACTCAGTAAACTGGCAGGAGTCTGCAAGTCAGAGGAGGAGTACTCTTGCTCAGCCCAAAGACTCAGTCAAACCACATCTGAGCACAGTACCCTGAACCATCCGTTTCCTCAATATCTAATGCATGAGAGAGGAAGTCCACGACAGTTGGTACATCAGGCAAAAGAAACTGGTGAATCGGGTTACTCTGACACAATAGAGAATGATTCAGCAGCTCAGTCAGCTCTGCTGGGGCCCCATACTACTGAGACCGGGACAATTCCAGTTGGCTTAGGTATGACGGACACAAAATCTGAAGTTGGCAATTTAGAACCTGCTAAGATTAAGGATGAACTTGAGATGCCTATATGCAGTGATGAGGCAAGAATGCAGGTAGTTGAGTTATATCCTGTTTGGTGCAGTGAAGACAAAGAGAGCAAAGGAATGCATCTAGAAAGTAATAGAAGTTTCAGAAACCTTCTGGAAGTGCAGCAACAAATGTATGCAGAGAAAAACCATGAACTATTAGGTGACCACAGCAGAAGACAGCTAAGTTTAGGTGTGGTACACGAAAAAGAATTTTTGCTGCAAAATGACTTTTCCTCACTGAAAAGTATTAGGATGGACCAAAGGTCAGATGCAGACAGGCGTTTTAATTGTACACACTGTGGGAAGAGTTTTACACAGCGAGGTCACCTTAAGATTCATCAGCTCATTCATACAGGTGAAAAACCATTTAGTTGTACTCAGTGCGGGAAGAGCTTCACTCATGTCCATGTACTCAAAAGACACCTGAGTGTCCATACCGGTCATAGACCCTACACTTGCAGTCACTGTGGCAAAAGCTTCTCACTGCAGGACAGCCTAAGAAGACATAAACGAATCCACACTGGAGAGAAGCCGTACATATGCATGTACTGCGGGAAACGCTTCACTCAGGGAAGCCATCTTAAAATACATCAGCTGATTCACACTGGAGAAAAGCCGTTTAGCTGCACGCAGTGCGAGAAGAGTTTCACTCAGCTGCATGTCCTCAAAAGACACCTGAGTGTTCACACTGGTCAGAAACCATATATTTGTGTACAATGTGGGAAAAAGTTTACTCTACAAGACAGCCTGAAAAGACACCTGCGTATCCATAATGAAGGCAAAATAGCATTTCCCCAACAGTTACACGTCAGTCAAGATTTACTGTCACAGGATCTGCACTCAGATACATAAGTTGTACATTGAAGTTGCACAGTCATAGTAAACTTACTGTTTGACATGACAGGTTGGACTTTGTCGTTGAACTTGTTGTGTGTAATTATCTACTTTCATGGATTTTAAAATTTTGAACATTTCAAGGTGAATttcaaacaaaaaatgtatgatgcttcctgtaatttcaTTGCAAGTATTGCTGGACTTCAGTAAAAGGACAACTGTAGCATGTATGTGAACCATGGTTTCAGACTGGTGAACAATACTAAAATAAAATCTGTATGACATAATATTCTTACATCAGCTTAAAGCATCTTATTTTTGTTGTGGTTTTCAAACTATGGTAATGGATGTGTGGATTGCATGCTCAGGTCAAAACCTAAGAAACACCTGTTTTATATTTAGTTTCAGTGTAGTAAATAATTTAAGGAAGCTGACTATTTATTGAAAAGATGTGAAAGTCGTAATATCCCTGTAGATCATGTAGTTGAATTTTCATAAATATGGTATGGTTAAGCAGGTAGTGTATAATTCATGGTCATTTTGAGGCAtagacaaaaagaaaaaagcctTCAAATTTTTTTGTAAGTTTGTTAGATTTGCTAAGATATCATTTGTATAATATATTGTACGACATTTTGCAGTCCTGTTAATGTCAAAAACGTTcttccctgaccgggaatcgaacccgggccgcggcggtgagagcgccgaatcctaaccactagaccaccagggaaGGTATTGGCAgcaattataaatattttgtcataagtaaaaatatgtttgtatatatgtatgtatacacacCTGTCTCATTGGATCTCATGTTATTGACTAGATCTTGAATTACAAATTTGATCTATTCTAACCAGTTAGCAAACTTAGTAAAGAATAAAAGAAACTTTATGTACCATTGAAATAGTACAAATATTGCAACTTGTCCCGCAGTAAACAACGTCCAACTGCGGTGAAGCTATCCGCGCTTTAAATGTGAGGTGCACGCATAGGCATAACATTACGGTATCAGATCGCGTTTAGGAAAAATAACTGATTCTAAGCGATCGTGGATAAATAAAGAGTGATTTATAGTCATATGTACGAATATACTTAAATACAGCGAATTTCTTACTTTCCCATAATGTAAAAACTCGTCTTATACCTTCTGAAAGGCAAGATCCCAAGCTATTTCCAGGCACAATTTGGACAACTTTTACTGTACCATTTTCGAGAAACAGCACTTTGAAATCCATGGCTTTATGTGCATCTGGTTATATGAGCCAAGTGTGACCGGACATACCTCAGAATTTTCCCATAATGTATAAACAAGTTTTATCCCTTCTGAAGGGATCGTCACAAAAAAGGCCTATGTTCCATCtttctacttagatttccagaaggcatttgatgttgtcccccacaaatggctcttgcttaagctcaaagctgcagcgattttaggaactgtagcagcttggatcgaaaactggttaactgacaggaagcagcgagtagttattagaggcaccatgtcacagtgggcctgcgttcatagtggggtaccgcagggtttaATTTCAGGACCAATATTTGgactaatttacattaatgaagTTGACatcaatacatacagtaaactggttaaatttgcagacgacaccaaggtgggtggtgtagcagatactgatctagcagcacagaggctacaacaggatctggatttaattagcaactgggctgatacctggcagatgaaaattaacatagataaatgcatgtaaggtaatccatgcagggagcagaaatataaagtacagatactttatgtgtttcactgaaataaaggtagctgattatgagaaagacttGGTGtgcatgttgatgcttccatgtcccactctcgccagtttggggaagcaattaaaaaggccaataggatgttgggttacatctctaggtatgtggagtttaagtcaagggaggtgatgctatgattatataattccttggtaagaccccacctagaatattgtgtgcaggtttgttcaccataccttaagaaggacattgctgccttggaaaaggtgcaacgtagagctacaagaatgattcctggtcttagaggaatgtcttatgaggagaggttagctgagttgaatctgttcagcctcgagcaaaggagaataAGGGGGCACATGTAGGGATGGGGCCGATCCGATCCAGTATCGGTATCGGGTTCCGATACCAGCTTAATTAACGGATCGGAAATTTCTCCAGGTTGGATCGGAAATTTCCGATCCGTTAATTAAGCTGGTATCGGAACCCGATACCGATACTGGATCGGATCGGCCCCATCCCTACATGTGCCCCCTtattctcctttgctcgaggctgaattATGTCTACAATGCTGTCTGCTGAAATGACTTCACAAGTGATCCCGGGCTAGGTGACGTGTCTGTGCTCCAATGAGACACTGAGAGAGATGACACGCCTCCTTTCAGGAAATCCTCTGCAGTTTGCAGGTAGCAGTTTAGCATTGAGCGCCATACAACATGTCCGCTGTGTGGAAACATTTTACGGTCGAAACGCCGCAAAGTAAGACAGCAACGTGCAATGTTTGCAAAGCCGTTGTTCCGAGAGGTGGAACCTCCGTCGCGACGTTCAACACTacaaatataattaataattgcACTAGTATCTAGTAATCCTGtcttgaaatttaaataaatacccATTTAAACCCTTAAGTTGCATATTTGTTTTCAGGATGGGATTTCTGCCGTTTTCTGACCTCATACTTACCTCAAGTTGCTTTTTGGGACATACAATACATAGACTTGCTTGTAGAGAAATTTATTACAGCCTCATAAAATTAACAATAACGATAATAATCATAGTGATATTAAAGCAAATAGAGCTCTGGTATCGGAAtagtatcggtatcggcagatATCCAAATTCAGGTATCGGAATCAGATCGGaagtgaaaaaatgtggatcggtgcatccctaggcacatgatccaggtctataagattct contains the following coding sequences:
- the LOC111836279 gene encoding uncharacterized protein encodes the protein MTNCVTFQDELASIMDVLVKAAVTDISKLFDNRSAFLRLEISYHQKENTSLKRKLQWMENELKAARRGRGPKAARQTIVKNHQSDSIKDADVDGSWSETILIKHEELREDLENTDSQRRQKSSQKGSLESQDFNNDKRVLHTERLHSREDCDAPFTPASGIKQFTDQHSIQLVGKRLSKLAGVCKSEEEYSCSAQRLSQTTSEHSTLNHPFPQYLMHERGSPRQLVHQAKETGESGYSDTIENDSAAQSALLGPHTTETGTIPVGLGMTDTKSEVGNLEPAKIKDELEMPICSDEARMQVVELYPVWCSEDKESKGMHLESNRSFRNLLEVQQQMYAEKNHELLGDHSRRQLSLGVVHEKEFLLQNDFSSLKSIRMDQRSDADRRFNCTHCGKSFTQRGHLKIHQLIHTGEKPFSCTQCGKSFTHVHVLKRHLSVHTGHRPYTCSHCGKSFSLQDSLRRHKRIHTGEKPYICMYCGKRFTQGSHLKIHQLIHTGEKPFSCTQCEKSFTQLHVLKRHLSVHTGQKPYICVQCGKKFTLQDSLKRHLRIHNEGKIAFPQQLHVSQDLLSQDLHSDT